In the Alligator mississippiensis isolate rAllMis1 chromosome 7, rAllMis1, whole genome shotgun sequence genome, one interval contains:
- the LOC132251831 gene encoding olfactory receptor 14A16-like — MSNWTTVTEFLLLGFSDTRELQILHFVIFLGAYLAALVGNLLVITVVTTDHHLHSPMYYILANLSILDLGSISVIVPKSMANSLLNTRTISYAGCVSQVFLLFLFCAADLAFLTIMAYDRYVAICKSLHYEIIMNRRACIQMAASAWAAGAMYSALHTGSTFSLPFCHSNIINQFFCEIPQLLKLSCSDAYRRELAALAFSVFLCLGCFAFIVVSYVQIFTAVWNIPSEQGRQKAFSTCIPHLIVVSLFLSTGGIAYTKPNSDSPSPLDLLAAVLYCVVPPLMNPVIYSMRNREIQAMTVYRSYAKMLRKGKSGARKKKKKRTWTTHPAQNKDLVFSRELAKDFKVVTEIVPSILPALIFQRM; from the exons atgtccaactggaccactgtaactgagttcctcctcctgggcttctcggacactcgggagctgcagatcttacactttgtcatctttctgggagcgtacctggcagctctggtcgGGAACCTCCTTGTCATCACTGTTGTaactacggaccaccacctccacagccccatgtactacaTTTTGGCcaatttgtccatccttgaccttggctccatctctgtcattgtccccaaatccatggccaattctctcttaaacaccaggacaatttcctatgctggatgtgtgtcccaggtctttctcttgTTCCTCTTTTGTGCAGCTGATCTTGCCTTCCttaccatcatggcatatgaccggtacgttgccatctgcaagtcactgcattatgagataataatgaacaggagagcttgcatccagatggctgccagtgcttgggctgctggtgccatgtactctgcactgcacaccgggagcacctttagtctccccttctgccattcaaatatcatcaaccagttcttctgtgaaataccccagctgctcaagctctcctgctctgatgcataccgcagagagctggcagctcttgccttcagtgtgtttttatgtttaggctgttttgctttcatcgttgtgtcgtatgttcagatcttcacagCAGTGTGGAAcatcccctcggagcagggccggcagaaagccttctccacctgcattcctcaccttatcgtggtctccctgtttctttccactggcggcattgcctacacgaagcctaactctgactccccgtcccccttggatctcctggcagctgttctgtattgtgtggtgcctccattgatgaacccggtcatctacagcatgaggaacagggagatccaagct ATGACAGTGTACCGATCATATGCCAAGATGCTGAGGAAAGGGAAGTCAGGTgcgaggaagaagaagaagaaaaggacttggacgACACATCCAGCACAGAACAAGGACCTGGTGTTCAGCAGAGAATTGGCTAAGGATTTCAAGGTGGTGACAGAGATTGTTccaag